A single Rhodoligotrophos defluvii DNA region contains:
- a CDS encoding RNA polymerase sigma factor: MEVIRAFRNLDRHGQQRAPEVIEEEVRQLEPHLIRFRENLVRLEVVASQTRGKTRIKGGLRLQLPSGVIAAQEEGFEIEPVLRKAFADLRHQVDRHVARLKHEPEYKRPARRRRIGAPLPPARDAAEAERRQLFFDLIEDHLDTVYDTVRRELTYLECSGSVPEGYLSVRDLVDATILKGLERFEQRPTEFSIGDWLLKLAFETIEAEARAARRAVPEDAASIDAKPETPAEEPTESDEEMFEFYQPDDVLLLEELIADDGGDDPETAVAKRQDGLALHRAIAGLPALWRRVLFLVDLNDTPLETASSVLGIPEDDVTRIAQAARDYLRDKLRDSGQSSDTVHALFDSAHQRGSRIPQPLRDRARLEHAFLGDNRGVAP, from the coding sequence ATGGAAGTCATCAGAGCATTTCGCAATCTTGACCGGCACGGCCAACAGCGCGCGCCTGAGGTCATCGAGGAAGAGGTGCGGCAACTTGAACCGCATCTTATACGCTTCCGCGAGAATCTCGTCCGGCTCGAAGTCGTCGCCTCGCAGACGAGGGGCAAGACGCGCATCAAAGGCGGCCTGCGCCTGCAACTGCCATCGGGCGTGATCGCGGCGCAGGAAGAGGGGTTCGAGATCGAGCCGGTCCTGCGCAAGGCCTTTGCCGACCTGCGCCACCAGGTCGATCGGCATGTGGCGCGCCTCAAGCACGAGCCGGAGTACAAGCGTCCCGCCCGCCGGCGCCGGATCGGCGCCCCGCTGCCGCCCGCGCGGGATGCGGCGGAGGCGGAGCGGCGCCAACTCTTCTTCGACCTGATCGAGGATCATCTCGATACGGTCTACGACACCGTCAGGCGCGAGTTGACCTATCTCGAATGCAGCGGATCTGTGCCGGAGGGTTACCTCAGCGTTCGCGATCTTGTCGATGCGACGATCCTCAAGGGACTGGAAAGGTTCGAGCAGCGGCCCACCGAGTTTTCCATAGGCGACTGGCTGCTGAAACTGGCTTTCGAGACCATCGAGGCCGAGGCGCGCGCCGCGCGCCGCGCGGTGCCGGAGGACGCCGCCTCGATCGACGCGAAACCCGAGACTCCGGCCGAGGAACCCACCGAGTCGGACGAGGAGATGTTCGAGTTCTACCAGCCCGACGACGTGCTGCTGCTCGAGGAGCTCATCGCCGACGACGGCGGGGACGACCCCGAAACGGCGGTCGCGAAACGGCAGGACGGGCTGGCCCTTCACCGGGCGATCGCCGGTCTGCCGGCGCTATGGCGCAGGGTTCTGTTTCTTGTCGACCTGAACGACACCCCGCTTGAAACGGCCTCCTCGGTTCTCGGCATTCCCGAAGACGACGTGACCCGGATCGCCCAAGCGGCGCGCGATTATCTTCGCGATAAACTGCGCGACTCAGGTCAGTCTTCCGATACCGTTCATGCGCTGTTTGACAGTGCTCATCAGAGAGGGTCGCGAATTCCCCAGCCCCTGCGGGATCGCGCCCGGCTGGAACACGCTTTTCTGGGAGACAACCGAGGGGTAGCACCATGA
- a CDS encoding NADH dehydrogenase ubiquinone Fe-S protein 4, translating into MMRGHNRPPFPPKIPGTDMRSWDVPTAIIYRPARSAMTSAPRPNDWILEFEPSRPPQIEPLMGYTSSDDPYRPLRLKFPDRESAVEFAERQDWRYFVREDTAHRHAPARWRGEERHRLYKGADAPDAFRIPSRLDRGRTDHRLRRAVEEKGTVDLSSQEQAEFDPVLEASLESFPASDPPAWTGVTIAGKK; encoded by the coding sequence ATGATGCGCGGTCACAATCGTCCACCCTTTCCGCCGAAGATACCCGGGACCGATATGAGGTCGTGGGACGTTCCGACGGCGATCATCTACCGGCCGGCTCGTTCCGCGATGACATCGGCGCCGCGGCCCAACGACTGGATACTGGAATTTGAACCGTCGCGCCCGCCCCAAATCGAGCCGCTGATGGGATATACCTCCAGCGACGATCCCTATCGTCCGCTCCGGCTGAAATTCCCTGACCGCGAAAGCGCGGTCGAATTCGCGGAGCGGCAGGACTGGCGCTATTTCGTGCGTGAGGACACAGCTCACCGGCATGCGCCTGCCCGCTGGCGGGGAGAGGAGCGGCATCGCCTCTACAAGGGAGCCGACGCCCCGGACGCCTTTCGCATACCGTCCCGCCTGGATCGGGGTCGCACGGATCACCGCCTCCGGCGCGCGGTCGAGGAGAAAGGCACGGTGGACCTGTCGTCGCAAGAACAGGCCGAATTCGATCCGGTGCTCGAAGCCTCGCTCGAATCCTTCCCG